A window from Chryseobacterium vaccae encodes these proteins:
- a CDS encoding MFS transporter has product MTELSPQQTSIKKILPFILATAIFMQMLDSTILNTSLPSIAKDLNESPLNMQNAIISYVLTLAVFMPASGFLADRFGTRKVFIFSLVLFSLGSLFCSLSQNLTHLVISRVIQGIGGSLMTPVGKLALIKTFDKSELLKAMNFAIIPALIGPVLGPLVGGYMVDYLSWHWIFLINIPIGVLGIILGLKFMPNYKSDDVDFDLKGFLIFAAASLLLSISLELFGDIQNISPVLLVFILGFLFLYYYYKHAKRDGNPIFPLNLFQVRTFRVGIVGNLATRLGISSVPLLLPLMIQIAYKQSAVTSGWIIAPMALTAIFGKSSVIKILDRYGYRQTLMVNTFIIGTLICLLAIPDIHTSLYWFVPIIAVLGFFNSIQFTSMNTISIADLRNFQTSSGNSLISVNQQLAIGFGIAFGLIVLKLFESSDLIKGETHNAFRYTFLTVGILTILSGFVFRRLHISDGKNMKSKEE; this is encoded by the coding sequence ATGACAGAATTAAGCCCGCAACAAACAAGCATAAAGAAAATCCTCCCATTCATTCTGGCCACTGCTATTTTCATGCAGATGCTGGATTCCACAATTCTGAATACTTCTCTCCCATCCATTGCCAAAGACCTCAATGAATCTCCGTTGAATATGCAGAACGCTATTATCAGCTATGTTTTAACATTAGCCGTTTTTATGCCTGCCAGCGGATTTTTAGCAGACCGGTTCGGAACCAGAAAGGTATTTATATTTTCCCTGGTGCTTTTCAGTCTGGGATCTTTATTCTGTTCACTTTCCCAAAACCTCACCCATCTGGTTATTTCAAGAGTTATTCAGGGGATTGGCGGAAGTCTGATGACTCCGGTAGGCAAGCTGGCCCTGATTAAAACGTTTGACAAGAGCGAGCTGCTTAAAGCCATGAATTTTGCCATTATTCCAGCATTGATAGGACCTGTACTTGGACCGTTGGTAGGAGGCTATATGGTAGATTACCTTTCGTGGCACTGGATCTTCCTGATCAATATTCCGATCGGAGTTTTAGGAATTATTTTGGGCTTAAAATTTATGCCTAACTATAAGTCTGATGATGTAGACTTCGACCTTAAAGGTTTTTTAATTTTTGCAGCCGCTTCTCTCCTGCTTTCAATTTCCCTGGAACTTTTCGGGGATATCCAGAACATAAGCCCGGTCCTTTTAGTCTTCATCCTTGGATTTTTATTTCTTTACTATTATTACAAACATGCCAAAAGAGACGGAAATCCTATTTTCCCTTTAAACTTATTTCAGGTAAGAACTTTCAGAGTAGGAATTGTAGGAAATCTGGCCACCCGTTTGGGGATCAGCTCTGTTCCATTGCTTTTACCGCTCATGATTCAGATTGCCTATAAACAATCGGCGGTTACTTCCGGATGGATTATTGCTCCCATGGCTTTAACCGCTATATTCGGAAAATCATCCGTCATTAAAATTCTGGATCGTTACGGCTATCGCCAGACCTTAATGGTGAATACCTTCATCATCGGAACCCTGATCTGTCTTCTTGCCATTCCGGATATTCATACTTCTTTATATTGGTTTGTCCCTATTATTGCGGTATTGGGATTTTTCAACTCTATCCAGTTTACCTCAATGAATACCATTTCTATTGCAGACCTCAGGAATTTTCAGACCAGCAGCGGAAATTCATTAATATCTGTCAACCAGCAGCTTGCTATCGGCTTCGGAATTGCTTTCGGACTGATCGTTTTAAAACTTTTTGAAAGTTCAGACCTCATCAAAGGGGAAACCCATAATGCCTTCAGATATACGTTCCTTACTGTAGGAATACTTACTATTTTATCGGGATTTGTTTTCAGGAGATTGCATATTTCGGATGGAAAGAATATGAAATCGAAGGAAGAATAA
- the asnB gene encoding asparagine synthase B, which yields MCGIVCLFDAKQKTEILRPQVLEMSKKIRHRGPDWSGVFQDDNVIFSHERLAIVDPASGKQPLFTKDEKVVLAVNGEIYNHRELKEEFTDFEFQTQSDCEVILALYRKYGKDFLEKLNGIFAFALYDIENGIYLIARDHMGICPLYQGWDKNGNYYVASELKALEGICKTIETFLPGHLVYSPDGSELQKWYTRDWESFDHVKDNKTDIAILRKGLEDAVHRQLMSDVPYGVLLSGGLDSSVISAITAKFARQRIESGDTQEAWYPRLHSFAVGLVGSPDLAAAKKAAEHIGSVHHEVNFTVQEGLDAVRDVIYHLETYDVTTIRASTPMYLLARVIKSMGIKMVLSGEGSDELFGGYLYFHKAPNAKEFHDETVRKLSKLHLYDCLRANKALMSWGIEGRVPFLDKEFMDIAMAVNPQDKMINTSEGKIEKWVLRKAFEDILPDSIVWRQKEQFSDGVGYSWIDTLKEIAEKEVTDEMMASARFRFPLNTPQNKEEYRYRTIFEEHFPSETAAATVPSVPSVACSTPIALEWDEAFKKMNDPSGRAVKVHETSYE from the coding sequence ATGTGCGGAATTGTATGTTTGTTTGATGCCAAACAAAAAACCGAAATATTAAGACCTCAGGTTCTGGAAATGTCAAAAAAAATCCGTCACAGAGGTCCGGACTGGAGCGGCGTGTTTCAGGATGATAACGTGATCTTTTCTCATGAAAGACTGGCTATCGTAGATCCGGCTTCCGGAAAACAGCCTTTGTTTACCAAAGACGAAAAAGTAGTTTTAGCGGTAAATGGCGAAATCTACAACCACAGAGAACTAAAGGAAGAGTTTACTGATTTTGAATTCCAGACCCAGTCTGATTGTGAAGTAATCCTTGCTCTGTACAGAAAATACGGAAAGGACTTTCTTGAGAAACTGAACGGGATCTTTGCCTTTGCTCTTTATGATATAGAAAACGGCATCTACCTTATCGCCCGCGACCATATGGGAATCTGCCCTCTTTACCAGGGATGGGATAAAAACGGAAACTATTATGTAGCTTCTGAGCTAAAAGCCCTCGAAGGCATCTGTAAAACCATTGAAACGTTTCTTCCCGGACATCTGGTTTACAGCCCGGACGGTTCTGAACTTCAAAAGTGGTACACAAGAGACTGGGAAAGCTTTGATCATGTAAAAGACAACAAAACAGATATTGCCATACTCAGAAAAGGGCTTGAAGATGCTGTACACAGACAGCTGATGAGTGATGTTCCTTATGGCGTACTTCTTTCCGGAGGATTAGATTCTTCTGTTATTTCTGCCATCACTGCAAAATTTGCAAGACAAAGAATTGAAAGCGGCGATACGCAGGAAGCATGGTATCCAAGACTTCACAGTTTTGCAGTAGGACTGGTAGGATCACCCGATCTGGCTGCAGCAAAAAAAGCAGCGGAACACATCGGTTCCGTGCACCATGAAGTAAACTTTACTGTTCAGGAAGGGCTGGATGCTGTACGTGACGTAATCTATCATCTGGAAACGTATGATGTAACAACCATCAGAGCTTCTACCCCAATGTATCTTCTGGCAAGAGTGATTAAGTCTATGGGGATCAAAATGGTTCTTTCAGGCGAGGGTTCTGATGAATTGTTTGGAGGTTATCTGTATTTTCATAAAGCCCCGAATGCTAAAGAATTCCATGATGAAACCGTAAGAAAACTGAGCAAGCTTCATCTTTATGACTGTTTAAGAGCCAATAAAGCCTTAATGAGCTGGGGAATTGAAGGCAGGGTACCTTTCCTGGACAAAGAATTTATGGATATTGCCATGGCTGTTAATCCTCAGGATAAAATGATCAACACTTCTGAAGGAAAAATTGAAAAATGGGTATTGAGAAAAGCTTTTGAAGATATTCTTCCTGACTCTATTGTATGGAGACAGAAAGAACAGTTTTCTGATGGTGTAGGATATTCGTGGATTGACACTCTGAAAGAAATAGCAGAAAAAGAAGTCACCGATGAAATGATGGCCAGCGCAAGATTCAGATTTCCGCTCAACACCCCTCAGAATAAAGAAGAATACCGCTACAGAACTATTTTCGAAGAACATTTTCCAAGTGAAACGGCAGCAGCTACAGTTCCGTCTGTTCCTTCAGTAGCCTGCTCCACTCCTATTGCTTTAGAATGGGATGAAGCTTTCAAGAAAATGAATGACCCAAGCGGAAGAGCGGTTAAAGTGCATGAAACTTCTTATGAATAA
- a CDS encoding GLPGLI family protein, producing the protein MYKRTVLSFFTLFLFCLISAQTYEIQYTSSYNGKVVSDQPPTLVWANEKENFILNQTIRAQKSSYPFEITKVEKPSNTIVSYAFLKPGETISSSDTESVKKQTFEMTDETKKILGYTCKKAVTKINSNTIEVWYTNDLKINGGPSVLGQNLGLVLEVERNKNSLVTASSIKKVKKTDIDQIIKGSVQTTDLLGYKDLLWKSRFTILKVFENETINFSDESKSNENVKKFANGTIILKKIKFPAIKEGESIFVELKQQSNGDAYDRTGTVFFIPQDKSVSFFDGLEKGAKTLPAYDNGNGKQYYGVAADENYNPAVEMMRFFTSFGIQKFNHIQLKGKDWQTISPFRQDITELKPSLSEKELWVGAFIGNYDKGGHKVSLEITIHNSDQTVYKNNTVIPLFNTLNIMEMAGQDYSTMFDKDKGLFVEFTLKKDLKNAQLRFTTTGHGGWENGDEFVPKPNSIWMDGKMTFSFIPWRADCGSYRLYNPASGNFPDGLSSSDLSRSNWCPGTVTNPNFISLGDLKAGKHTIQVKIPQGATEGTSFSSWNVSGVLLGSQ; encoded by the coding sequence ATGTATAAAAGAACTGTATTAAGCTTCTTCACTCTCTTTTTATTCTGTCTGATCTCTGCACAGACCTATGAAATTCAGTACACCAGTTCCTATAACGGAAAGGTCGTATCTGATCAACCTCCTACCCTCGTGTGGGCCAATGAGAAAGAAAATTTCATTCTGAACCAGACTATCCGGGCACAGAAGAGCAGCTACCCTTTTGAGATCACCAAAGTGGAAAAGCCTTCCAATACTATTGTCTCTTATGCATTTCTGAAACCGGGAGAAACTATTTCTTCTTCCGATACGGAATCTGTGAAAAAGCAGACTTTTGAAATGACTGATGAAACTAAAAAAATATTAGGCTACACCTGTAAAAAGGCGGTCACTAAAATCAACTCCAATACCATTGAAGTTTGGTACACAAATGATTTAAAAATCAATGGTGGCCCTTCTGTTCTCGGGCAGAATTTAGGGCTTGTTCTGGAAGTTGAGAGAAATAAAAATTCACTGGTGACAGCAAGTTCCATTAAAAAGGTAAAGAAAACAGATATTGACCAGATCATCAAAGGATCTGTACAGACTACTGATCTTTTAGGCTATAAAGACCTTCTCTGGAAAAGCCGCTTCACGATATTGAAAGTTTTTGAAAATGAAACCATCAATTTTTCAGATGAATCCAAGTCCAATGAAAACGTAAAGAAATTCGCCAACGGAACTATTATTCTGAAAAAAATAAAGTTTCCCGCCATCAAAGAAGGTGAAAGTATCTTTGTAGAACTGAAGCAACAGTCCAACGGGGATGCGTATGACAGAACCGGAACCGTATTCTTCATTCCACAGGATAAATCCGTTTCTTTTTTTGACGGATTGGAAAAGGGAGCTAAAACACTTCCGGCTTATGACAACGGAAACGGAAAGCAATATTATGGAGTGGCAGCTGACGAAAACTATAATCCAGCAGTAGAAATGATGCGCTTCTTCACCTCTTTCGGAATTCAGAAGTTTAATCATATTCAACTCAAAGGAAAAGACTGGCAGACGATCAGCCCTTTCCGTCAGGATATTACGGAACTGAAACCTTCTCTTTCTGAAAAAGAATTATGGGTAGGTGCTTTTATAGGCAATTACGATAAAGGCGGCCACAAGGTAAGTCTTGAAATTACGATTCACAACAGTGATCAGACGGTTTATAAAAACAATACGGTTATTCCTCTTTTCAATACATTAAACATTATGGAAATGGCCGGACAGGACTATTCTACAATGTTTGACAAAGACAAAGGTCTTTTTGTGGAGTTTACTTTAAAGAAAGACCTGAAAAATGCCCAGCTCCGCTTTACAACAACAGGACATGGAGGCTGGGAAAACGGGGATGAGTTTGTTCCTAAACCCAATTCTATCTGGATGGACGGAAAAATGACCTTCTCTTTCATCCCATGGAGAGCAGACTGCGGATCTTACCGCCTTTACAATCCTGCTTCCGGTAATTTTCCTGATGGTCTTTCTTCATCCGACCTCAGCAGATCCAACTGGTGTCCGGGAACGGTTACCAATCCTAATTTTATTTCTCTCGGCGATCTGAAAGCCGGCAAACATACGATACAGGTAAAAATTCCACAGGGTGCTACAGAAGGAACAAGCTTCAGTTCCTGGAACGTTTCAGGGGTTTTACTAGGGTCCCAATAA
- a CDS encoding RsmB/NOP family class I SAM-dependent RNA methyltransferase, translated as MELIHRNLAIGIHDALQETFFEKNKYADKVIERLLKANKKWGSQDRAVVSEIFYNIIRWKRRLEYYMGEGVKPNNIYKLILAYLLWSKTNYKKFEEFDGIKIADILTKLKKNTVPTKAIEHSIPEWLAETLEKELGSNWEKEMHALNEQAPTVLRTNTLKTSTKELISDLADENVVSYPIKNYPDAVQLEEKKNVFLTTAFKEGLFEVQDASSQKIGYFLDVKEGQRVVDACAGAGGKTLHLAALMGNKGQIIALDIFEWKLAELKRRAKRAGAHNIETRMISDNKVIKRLHEKADRLLIDAPCSGLGVLKRNPDSKWKIDQDFIDRIKKEQQQILQDYSKMLKKGGKMVYATCSILPSENNLQVEEFLKNNPGFKMIKDEKVMPSTGYDGFYMALIERVS; from the coding sequence ATGGAACTTATTCACAGAAACCTGGCGATCGGAATTCACGATGCTTTGCAGGAAACATTTTTCGAGAAAAACAAATATGCCGATAAAGTAATCGAAAGGCTTTTAAAAGCTAATAAAAAATGGGGAAGCCAGGACAGAGCCGTTGTTTCTGAGATCTTCTATAATATTATCCGTTGGAAAAGACGTCTTGAATATTATATGGGGGAAGGGGTAAAACCCAACAACATTTACAAACTTATCCTTGCTTATCTGCTTTGGAGCAAGACCAATTATAAAAAGTTTGAAGAATTTGACGGAATAAAAATCGCAGATATTCTTACCAAGCTTAAAAAAAATACAGTTCCTACCAAAGCTATTGAACATTCTATCCCTGAATGGCTGGCTGAAACTTTAGAAAAAGAACTGGGCTCCAACTGGGAAAAAGAAATGCACGCCCTGAACGAGCAGGCTCCGACTGTTTTAAGAACCAATACTTTAAAAACATCAACCAAAGAGCTGATTTCTGATCTTGCTGATGAGAACGTTGTTTCCTATCCGATTAAAAATTATCCGGATGCCGTACAGCTGGAGGAAAAGAAAAACGTATTTCTTACCACGGCTTTCAAAGAAGGATTATTTGAAGTTCAGGATGCTTCGTCACAGAAGATCGGGTATTTCCTTGATGTAAAAGAAGGCCAGAGAGTGGTGGATGCATGTGCAGGAGCCGGAGGAAAGACCCTTCACCTTGCTGCATTAATGGGAAACAAAGGACAGATCATCGCTTTAGATATTTTTGAATGGAAGCTTGCCGAGCTGAAACGCCGCGCCAAAAGAGCCGGAGCTCACAATATTGAGACCCGTATGATTTCTGACAATAAAGTAATCAAACGCCTTCATGAAAAAGCAGACCGTCTTCTGATTGATGCTCCATGTTCAGGACTGGGCGTTTTAAAAAGAAACCCAGACAGCAAATGGAAAATTGATCAGGATTTCATCGACAGAATTAAAAAAGAACAGCAGCAGATTCTTCAGGATTATTCCAAGATGCTTAAAAAAGGCGGAAAAATGGTATATGCAACCTGTTCCATCCTTCCTTCAGAGAATAATCTACAGGTAGAAGAATTCCTTAAAAACAACCCTGGATTCAAGATGATCAAGGATGAAAAGGTGATGCCAAGTACAGGATACGACGGATTCTATATGGCATTGATCGAAAGAGTTTCGTAA
- a CDS encoding zinc ribbon domain-containing protein YjdM, with protein sequence MSDTVLCPKCSSEFTYPSDNMMVCSQCFYEWNPEETAAETANEGKILDSNGNELLDGDSVVVIKDLPVKGVPKPVKAGTKVKNIRLRPGSDHNIDCKIDGFGAMALKSEFVKKA encoded by the coding sequence ATGAGTGATACTGTACTTTGTCCGAAATGCAGCTCTGAATTTACTTATCCGAGCGATAATATGATGGTGTGTTCCCAGTGTTTCTACGAGTGGAACCCTGAAGAGACCGCCGCGGAGACCGCTAATGAAGGAAAGATTCTGGATTCTAACGGAAATGAACTTTTGGATGGGGATTCTGTGGTGGTAATCAAGGATCTTCCGGTAAAAGGTGTTCCAAAGCCGGTAAAAGCCGGAACAAAAGTGAAAAATATACGTCTTCGCCCGGGAAGCGATCATAATATTGACTGTAAAATTGATGGTTTTGGTGCTATGGCTCTGAAATCAGAGTTTGTAAAGAAAGCGTAA